CGCCAAAATTCTTTTCGCAGAAAGCACCTATTTCTTCATTGGTTCCTGGCTCTTGGCCGCCAAAATTATTAGCGGGAAAACCCACCACAACCACTTTACCGGCATAGGTTTTAGAAATCTCCTCCAGATCAGCGTATTGCGCGGTAAATCCGCACTCAGAGGCGGTGTTCACGATGAGTATCTTCTTACCTTTAAAATCGGCGAAATCAATCTCACCACCGTCGAGGCTTTCAACCTTAAAATCGTAAATGCTGTTCATAACTGTGTTTTTATCCTGAGAAATTTCTTTTTTCTGCTGCGTGCAGCTTTGTACAAAAGCAGCTACGCCGAGCATTAAGATAAATATTTTTTTCATAATTCATTAATTTAAAGGAAAGCTGAAGCAATGCCGAATTAAAATTTAAATGTATTCTCCGGCAAAACCTTATTTGTTTCAATTCTGTTAATCACCATCACATAATCGCTGTCTTTCTTAGGCGACGCAGATTCTATGCGGAAAGGCATCATGAGGCTGCCGATTTTGCGGTAATCGCTATACACCAAAGTCTCATCTTTCTGCACTTCCTTCAGAAGCATGTAGCTTTTTGCATCGAAATAATACATTGTTTTATTCACGTTTTTGGTGAGTTCCACTTTATGGCAGTAAATTTCGCCCACTTTTTCTTTGCCCAGATATTTGGCTTCGAATCCTTTGCTCTCCCAATCGATGAAATCGGTGTCAAAGCTTTCCGCGCTGTAATTGGGATATTCCTGAATTTTGTTTGTAGCATAATTCATCGCGTAGCCTTTTTTGCCGTCATAACCCTCCACTGCCGTCTCTTTCTTATTGATGACGATTACTGTTTTGGTAAGATTAGGCCTTTGCTGATAAATTTTTATAGGATACTGGTCGTTTACGCCCAGCGTAAGTTTTCCCTGAATGATGATGGAATTTAATAGTTTCCAGTTCGTGAGGCCACCTGAAAGTTCAATATTTTGGTCGATAATTTCTTTGGCAGTTTGTGCGGAAAATAACCCGCCGATGCAGAGGATGAATACTAAAATTGCTTTTTTCATTAATAATTCTATCAGTTAATTTATCAAATATATACTATTTCAAATTAGCGGTTTGTGTTGTTCCGGGCGCTAAGAATGGCTCTTGCTTTCTCGAGATCTTCGGGAACATCGATGCCGACACCAACAAAATCGGTTTCGATCATTTTGATCTTCATTCCGTATTCAAGGTAGCGAATGCACTCGATTTTTTCAGAAATTTCCAAAGGTCTCATCGGCAGCCGCGAAAAATTGAGAAGCGCAGTTTTTCTGAAAGCATAAACTCCGATATGTCGGAAATATTCTACGTCCGGATGAATCGCGCGCGGAAACGGAATCACCGAACGGCTGAAATATAGTGCAAACCCTTCATGATCAGTGATTACCTTCACATGATTCGGATTTTCTATATCCGTGATGCTGTTGATCTTTATTTTTAAGGAAGCCAACGAAATGTTTTGATCTAAATCTGTATCAAAAACCGAAATCAGCTGTTTCAGCGGCTCGGTATCCAGAAACGGTTCGTCACCCTGAACATTGACCACAATATCACAGTCGATATTCTGCACAACCTCAGCAATACGGTCGCTTCCTGTTTCGTGCTGCCCGCTCATTACAGCGTTTCCGCCACGTTCTGTTATCTCATTAAAAATAATTTCAGAATCTGTGGCGACGAAAACTTCATTAAACAAACCCGTATCAACCACATTTTGGTAGGTCGTGGAAATGACGGTCCTGTCGCCCAACATTTCCATGAGTTTGCCGGGAAACCGGCTGGCTTCGTATCGCGCGGGAATTACAGCTATGATTTTCAATTGTCTTTGTATTTTTTGATGATTTTTTCGAGTCTTTCGTCCGGATGAAAAGGCAGAACTTCTATAAGTTTCACTTTATTATAATCCTGATGTAATGTATTGATAATCACATTATAATTTTCGGGCACGACGGCGGACGGAACTTTTAAAGCGAGATTTTTGGTGTCGTCAAACCATCGGTCACCGATTTTCTGGCACTCGTGATAGTTTCGGAAATCTCTCCAGTCGGAGGGCAATTCTGCAGAACTAACCATAGAAAAATCCGTCTGTGGAAGCTTTATAATCATTATGCGGAAATCATCATTATAACCCATCCCCTTTCTGTAATTCATCGTTTCAAGATACGCCAGTGAAATGCTCTCAGCAGTGTACAACACTTTTTTACCTTCGCTGTTCCAACGGCCTTCGAGACCGCTCGCGAAAAGGGAATCAGCGTATTTTTTATGCGCAATTCGGTAAACCAGCATTACAACGGATAGCCTTGCGCCAATTTCTCAACCTCCTGAGCGATTAAATCGACCCCACCAACAGTTTTCATTAAATCCATAGGTTTTTCGGTACTGTTGTAAAAAGGTCTTTGAAGCCAAAAAGTAAATTCATCAAGCGAACCGAAAATTTCCTGACCTAAATGATATAAATTGATAATCTTTAAAAGATGCTCGCTATAATTGGCATCGAGATCTTTGTTTTGCTCGCGGTAATTGCTGATGGTTCTTGGGGAAAGATTGATTACTGAGGCCAAAGTTTTTTCCGGCATTTTTATCTGTTCTGCCAGCGAATAAAATATCTTGGTATCAATTCCTTCTCTTGCTTTTTTAACCAGAGAATAATCATCTTTCATGATGAAATTTTGCAAAATGGGTCTTCCATAAGCTGCTGCCGCATCTTTAACAACAGTTTTTTTTGCGGGAATTGGCATTTGCTTTCTATTATTTGTGGCCATCATCTTGTATTTACATCCAAAGGTAGTATTTTTTCACAATACAAAACGAATTTTTTCAACTTTTATCTCAAACCTGTCAATGCTTTTTCTAGCCTCGGCACCATGTTTCTAATTTCCTCAGTAGATAAACCGCCTACAGAAGCCCTGAACCAAGGCATATTGCGCGAATTTCCGAAGGCAGAGAACGGAACAAGCGCCACGCCTGCTTCTTCAATCAAATAGAAGACGAGCTCGGACGAATCTTTAATAGGAGTTCCGTCGGGTTTTATCTTTCCTAAATAATCGATTTCAATTGTAAGATACAGCGCGCCCATTGGCGTAATGCTGTCGACACGAAAACCACTGTTTTTCATCTCCTGAATACCCGAATGAAGCACCTTGAGACTCTCTTCAATCTTTCCTTTAAAATCCGAAACGAAACCATCCACATTCGCAGCATCATTTAAAAACACCGAAACAGCCTGCTGTTCAGGCTTTGGCGCCCACGCACCGATATGTCCGAGCAACGATTTCATTTTATCCATTACTTCCTGCGGCCCAAAACTCCAGCCAACACGGATGCCGGTTGCAGCAAAACATTTGGATGTTCCGTCAATAAAGATGGTATATTTTTTCATTTCGGGGAATAGTGAAACCGGATTAAAATGCTGCTGATCGAATGTGAGCATTGCGTAGATCTGATCATACATCAGATAAAGCGGCTTTTCACCGTCCGTCCGTTTTGCGTTTTCCTCCAGAACCAGTTGGCATATTTCGGTAAGCTGTTCCTTCGTAAACATCGTTCCGGTGGGGTTTAGCGGCGAACAAAGCGCCAAAAGTACCGCCCCTTCCAGGTGTGGTTTCAATTCAGCAGCAATCGGAAGGAAATTGTTTGCCTGCGAAGTTTCAACCTCGGTTTTTTGTGCATGCGACAGATAAGAATAGTGGTTATTATTCCAGGATGGAATTGGGTACACCACCTTATCGCCTTCGTCCACAATGGTTTTGAAAGTTGCGTAGATCAGCGGCCGGGATCCACCTGCAACCAAAATTTCTTCAGGTGAATAATGCAGGTCCCAACGCTTATCGAGGTCGGTTGCGACGGCTTTGCGTAAGGACAAAAGGCCATTCGCGGGCGGATAATTGGTTAAGTTATTCTGATAAGCTTTCTGAATTTCCTCTTTTAAACTTGCCGGAATCGGGTAAATATCTGAATCTAAATCACCAATCGTAAGATTCGCAATTTCAGCACCCTGGGATTTGAGGTCGTTTACCTGATTGCCGATATTAATGATTTCTGAACCGATCAGGTTTGTGGCGAGCTTTGATACTTTCATGTTATTAAACAGTTAAAAACCTTCAACACTGATAAAAAAATGCTGAAGGTTTTGGAATTATAGTTTTAAATCTGCTTTTACCTGCTGAATTTTAGCTTCTAAAACTGTGAGTTTACGCTGGAAATCTTGTTCAGAGTCAATTGAATCCTTAACAGACACGTAAAATTTAATTTTAGGTTCAGTTCCCGATGGCCGCACACAAACTTTGGTTCCGTCTTCGGTATAATAGATCAGGACGTTTGATTTAGGAATGCCATCCATCACCGATTTCTCGTTATTGGTAAGGTTTAAAGAGCTTTGTTCTTTATAATCTCTAACTTCAGTCACTTTCGAACCTGCAATCTGGGCAGGAGGATTAAGGCGGAAATCAGTCATCATCTGTGTGATTTCTTCAGCACCGCTTCTTCCTTTTTTTACAACGTTTATAAGCCCTTCATAATACATTCCGGTTTCCTTATAAATCTCTATCATGTACTGATACATGGTTTTCCCGTTAGCTTTGCACCACGCTGCGATCTCACACGCAAGCAAAATCGAGCCGCATGAATCTTTATCGCGCACAAAATCTCCGGTCATAAAACCGAAACTCTCCTCGCCGCCACAGATGAACTTCTCAGTTCCCTCGAAATCACGGATCATCTTTCCGATCCATTTGAAACCGGTCAGACCGATTTTGCAGTCAACGCCGAACTTTTCAGCGATGTCAATAAATATATCGGAAGTAACAATGGTGGATCCGATAAACTCTTTTCCGGTAATTCTCCCGGCTTTTTTCCACTGATCGAGAATGTAATAAGTAAGAATAGTATTACATTGGTTGCCGTTCAGCAGCTGCATTTCGCCTTCCAGATTTCGCACAGCGATACCAAGACGGTCGCCATCAGGATCGGTTCCGATTACAATATCGCCGTTGGTAATCCTTGCAAGATCAAGCGCCATTTCAAGCGCTGCAGGCTCTTCAGGATTTGGTGACGCAACAG
This window of the Flavobacteriaceae bacterium 3519-10 genome carries:
- a CDS encoding 3-deoxy-manno-octulosonate cytidylyltransferase: MKIIAVIPARYEASRFPGKLMEMLGDRTVISTTYQNVVDTGLFNEVFVATDSEIIFNEITERGGNAVMSGQHETGSDRIAEVVQNIDCDIVVNVQGDEPFLDTEPLKQLISVFDTDLDQNISLASLKIKINSITDIENPNHVKVITDHEGFALYFSRSVIPFPRAIHPDVEYFRHIGVYAFRKTALLNFSRLPMRPLEISEKIECIRYLEYGMKIKMIETDFVGVGIDVPEDLEKARAILSARNNTNR
- a CDS encoding hypothetical signal peptide-containing protein produces the protein MKKAILVFILCIGGLFSAQTAKEIIDQNIELSGGLTNWKLLNSIIIQGKLTLGVNDQYPIKIYQQRPNLTKTVIVINKKETAVEGYDGKKGYAMNYATNKIQEYPNYSAESFDTDFIDWESKGFEAKYLGKEKVGEIYCHKVELTKNVNKTMYYFDAKSYMLLKEVQKDETLVYSDYRKIGSLMMPFRIESASPKKDSDYVMVINRIETNKVLPENTFKF
- a CDS encoding putative glutathione peroxidase, yielding MKKIFILMLGVAAFVQSCTQQKKEISQDKNTVMNSIYDFKVESLDGGEIDFADFKGKKILIVNTASECGFTAQYADLEEISKTYAGKVVVVGFPANNFGGQEPGTNEEIGAFCEKNFGVTFPLAAKVSVKGDDTAPIFKYLTDKDLNGVKNTSILWNFTKFLVDENGKLIDSFISTTKPTDEKITKYFK
- a CDS encoding Phosphoglucomutase, with the translated sequence MTTLEKAQLWLTETFDQDTRSIIEDWIKTNSDDLEDSFYRVLEFGTGGMRGIMGVGTNRLNKYTLGQATQGLANYLHTQFPGEQIKVAIAYDVRNNSREFGKMCADVLTANGISVLLFKEHRPTPELSFTVRDKKCHAGIVLTASHNPPEYNGYKVYWNDGAQIVPPNDDAIIREVYSVKFEDIKFTGNDALIEWIGDEQDEVYIDACMQNSLYQKDKIGYDNLNIVFTSIHGTTYTTVPQALKKAGFTKVDLVREQMIPSGNFPTVASPNPEEPAALEMALDLARITNGDIVIGTDPDGDRLGIAVRNLEGEMQLLNGNQCNTILTYYILDQWKKAGRITGKEFIGSTIVTSDIFIDIAEKFGVDCKIGLTGFKWIGKMIRDFEGTEKFICGGEESFGFMTGDFVRDKDSCGSILLACEIAAWCKANGKTMYQYMIEIYKETGMYYEGLINVVKKGRSGAEEITQMMTDFRLNPPAQIAGSKVTEVRDYKEQSSLNLTNNEKSVMDGIPKSNVLIYYTEDGTKVCVRPSGTEPKIKFYVSVKDSIDSEQDFQRKLTVLEAKIQQVKADLKL
- a CDS encoding aminotransferase, class I — translated: MKVSKLATNLIGSEIINIGNQVNDLKSQGAEIANLTIGDLDSDIYPIPASLKEEIQKAYQNNLTNYPPANGLLSLRKAVATDLDKRWDLHYSPEEILVAGGSRPLIYATFKTIVDEGDKVVYPIPSWNNNHYSYLSHAQKTEVETSQANNFLPIAAELKPHLEGAVLLALCSPLNPTGTMFTKEQLTEICQLVLEENAKRTDGEKPLYLMYDQIYAMLTFDQQHFNPVSLFPEMKKYTIFIDGTSKCFAATGIRVGWSFGPQEVMDKMKSLLGHIGAWAPKPEQQAVSVFLNDAANVDGFVSDFKGKIEESLKVLHSGIQEMKNSGFRVDSITPMGALYLTIEIDYLGKIKPDGTPIKDSSELVFYLIEEAGVALVPFSAFGNSRNMPWFRASVGGLSTEEIRNMVPRLEKALTGLR